The following proteins come from a genomic window of Actinopolyspora saharensis:
- a CDS encoding M50 family metallopeptidase yields MQEFGQVLTNVSGAVPASVVALLALVLVGYRGTWRVLRNVVTIAHEAGHALVALLSGRRLNGIRLHSDTSGLTVSTGPARGPGMVLTLFAGYPAVSLLGAVAAWTVSAEHVEVMLWTAVGALALLLIALRNLYGVLSVVLTGLALVVVIRWGTPPVTVVCAELLSWLLLLGGVRPLFELAGKRRRGRASDSDADQLARLTGVAGGVWMGLWFVISVGLLVLGARWLLDLPPLTEFSALVSG; encoded by the coding sequence GTGCAAGAGTTCGGCCAAGTGCTGACGAACGTGTCGGGAGCGGTTCCTGCTTCCGTGGTAGCGCTGCTCGCGCTCGTGCTGGTCGGCTACCGCGGCACCTGGCGGGTGCTGCGCAACGTGGTGACCATCGCCCACGAGGCTGGGCACGCCCTGGTGGCTCTGCTCAGCGGCCGCAGACTCAACGGGATCCGACTGCACTCGGACACCTCCGGGTTGACCGTTTCCACCGGGCCCGCGCGCGGTCCGGGGATGGTCCTGACCCTGTTCGCGGGATATCCGGCCGTGTCGCTGCTGGGGGCCGTCGCGGCCTGGACGGTTTCCGCCGAGCACGTGGAGGTCATGCTCTGGACGGCGGTGGGGGCGCTGGCGCTGTTGCTGATCGCGCTGCGCAACCTCTACGGGGTGTTGTCCGTGGTGCTCACCGGGCTCGCTCTCGTGGTCGTGATCCGGTGGGGGACTCCTCCGGTCACAGTGGTGTGCGCCGAACTGCTGAGCTGGTTGCTGCTGCTGGGTGGTGTGCGGCCGTTGTTCGAGCTGGCCGGCAAGCGCCGCAGGGGGCGGGCGTCCGATTCCGATGCGGACCAGCTGGCCAGGTTGACCGGTGTCGCGGGGGGAGTCTGGATGGGGCTCTGGTTCGTGATCTCCGTGGGACTGCTGGTTCTGGGGGCGCGCTGGTTGCTGGACCTGCCACCGCTGACGGAGTTCTCCGCACTGGTCAGCGGCTGA
- a CDS encoding EI24 domain-containing protein, whose translation MNDTGVGARELGKGLFDILRSPKMLLLGGVPALLSSLLLFAGIGVLAWFSGDLASWMTPFAEGWSAWWRGVLRVVLACALVAGAVLLGSVSFVALTLLIGGPFYDYIAERTERERGLDSGSDGVGQPLLMWRGVRDALRLVLIGVLGALLLFPLGFVPVLGQTVVPLCGVLFGAWLIALEVTGPVFQRLGMGVGRRHRVLWRHRREVLGFAVPTYLLCLIPVAQLVVIPSAVVGGVLLAHRVLGHERGGDHAAGAPSGST comes from the coding sequence ATGAATGACACGGGAGTCGGAGCCCGCGAACTGGGCAAGGGCTTGTTCGACATACTCCGCTCACCGAAGATGCTGCTGCTCGGTGGTGTGCCCGCCCTGCTGAGCAGTCTGCTCCTGTTCGCGGGGATCGGTGTGCTCGCCTGGTTCAGCGGTGACCTGGCCTCCTGGATGACCCCCTTCGCCGAGGGGTGGTCCGCGTGGTGGCGAGGGGTGCTGCGCGTGGTGCTGGCCTGCGCCCTGGTCGCGGGGGCCGTGCTGCTCGGTTCGGTGTCCTTCGTCGCGCTGACCCTGTTGATCGGCGGACCGTTCTACGACTACATCGCAGAGCGCACCGAACGGGAGCGCGGGCTGGACAGCGGATCCGACGGGGTCGGCCAGCCCCTGCTGATGTGGCGCGGCGTGCGTGACGCGCTGCGGCTGGTGCTGATCGGTGTCCTCGGGGCGCTGCTGCTGTTCCCGCTCGGGTTCGTTCCCGTGCTGGGACAGACCGTGGTGCCGCTCTGCGGAGTGCTGTTCGGCGCGTGGCTGATAGCCCTGGAAGTGACCGGCCCCGTGTTCCAACGGCTCGGTATGGGAGTAGGACGGCGGCACCGGGTGCTGTGGCGCCACCGGCGCGAGGTGCTGGGATTCGCCGTTCCGACCTACCTGCTCTGCCTGATCCCGGTCGCCCAGCTCGTGGTGATCCCCTCCGCGGTGGTCGGTGGAGTCCTGCTGGCGCACCGGGTGCTGGGCCACGAGCGGGGCGGCGATCACGCGGCGGGAGCCCCGAGCGGGAGCACCTGA
- a CDS encoding dihydrolipoamide acetyltransferase family protein, protein MTEIHMPRLSDTMEEGVISAWRKQVGEQINRGDVVADIETDKAVMELEAYDDGVLEKILIGEGETVPIGTPIGLLGDGSGSAAEAAPSESPGSAQQSSGETSGSQPQDNGGGSGPTQQDSAPAGQGSAAETANGSQDGPRNRPKASPLARAVAREKGVDLSTVSGTGPGGRIIRVDIEAAAERSGSEQPAAAPTAPAASTGSAAGGSPAAEEDPDLEEIPLSSIRKVTAKRLTESKQQAPHFYLTSAVDVTDLVSFRADLNERLQAAGGPKVSVNDLVVKACATALRANPSVNVSFRDEKLFQHKRVHLGVAVALDSGLVVPVIPDADRKSVSEIAAEGREKAERARDGKLKPDEMSGSTFSVSNLGMFGIEEFSAVINPPEAAILAVGATRDEVQVRDGEFAVRKMLRLTLSADHRAVDGAVGAVFMQQLTGLLEDPIRIIA, encoded by the coding sequence ATGACCGAGATTCACATGCCGCGCCTGTCCGACACGATGGAGGAAGGCGTCATCTCCGCCTGGCGCAAGCAGGTGGGCGAGCAGATCAACCGTGGCGACGTGGTGGCCGACATCGAGACGGACAAGGCCGTCATGGAACTGGAGGCCTACGACGACGGGGTGCTGGAGAAGATCCTGATCGGGGAGGGCGAGACCGTCCCGATCGGAACCCCGATCGGTCTGCTCGGCGACGGCTCCGGTTCGGCCGCGGAGGCGGCCCCCTCCGAGAGCCCCGGTTCCGCCCAGCAGTCCTCCGGGGAGACGAGCGGTTCGCAACCGCAGGACAACGGGGGCGGTTCCGGTCCGACCCAGCAGGACTCCGCTCCCGCCGGACAGGGCTCGGCCGCGGAGACCGCCAACGGCTCCCAGGACGGTCCGCGGAACCGCCCGAAGGCCTCCCCGCTGGCGCGCGCGGTCGCGCGGGAGAAGGGCGTGGACCTGTCCACCGTTTCCGGCACCGGCCCCGGGGGCAGGATCATCAGGGTCGACATCGAAGCTGCCGCCGAGCGTTCCGGCTCGGAGCAGCCCGCGGCCGCTCCCACCGCTCCCGCCGCTTCCACGGGAAGCGCCGCAGGCGGGAGCCCTGCCGCGGAGGAGGACCCGGATCTCGAGGAGATCCCGCTGAGCAGCATCCGCAAGGTGACCGCCAAGCGGCTGACCGAGAGCAAGCAGCAGGCCCCGCACTTCTACCTGACCAGCGCGGTCGACGTCACGGACCTGGTTTCCTTCCGCGCGGACCTCAACGAGCGGCTGCAGGCCGCGGGCGGTCCGAAGGTCAGCGTGAACGACCTGGTGGTCAAGGCCTGCGCGACCGCCCTGCGCGCCAACCCCTCGGTCAACGTCTCCTTCCGGGACGAGAAGCTGTTCCAGCACAAGCGGGTCCACCTCGGAGTGGCCGTGGCGCTGGACTCCGGACTCGTGGTGCCGGTCATCCCCGACGCCGACCGCAAGAGCGTCTCGGAGATCGCCGCCGAGGGGCGGGAGAAGGCCGAGCGCGCCCGGGACGGCAAGCTGAAGCCGGACGAGATGTCCGGAAGCACCTTCAGCGTGTCCAACCTGGGCATGTTCGGCATCGAGGAGTTCTCCGCCGTGATCAACCCGCCCGAGGCGGCCATCCTCGCGGTGGGCGCCACGCGGGACGAGGTGCAGGTGCGCGACGGCGAGTTCGCGGTCCGCAAGATGCTCCGCCTCACCCTGTCGGCCGATCACCGCGCGGTGGACGGTGCCGTGGGCGCGGTGTTCATGCAGCAGCTCACGGGACTGCTGGAGGACCCGATCAGGATCATCGCGTGA
- a CDS encoding alpha-ketoacid dehydrogenase subunit beta codes for MAVITYRQALHDTLREEMLADENVFLIGEEIGVFEGSYKITAGLLDEFGEKRVRDTPIAEEGFVGAAVGAAMLGLRPVVELMTINFSLLALDQIVNHAAKIYGMFGGQSNAPMVLRTPGGGGQQLGATHSQNIELYYAFVPGLKVVAPSTPADAKALLKASMADNDPVLFLENLALYNTKGEVPDEVAPAEIGKAGVVRPGSDITIIGYSRMANVATQVADQLQQEEGISAEVVDLRSLRPLDRETIVESVRKTGCAVIAEDDWLTYGVGAEIAASISDGAFDYLDAPVRRVAAAEVPLPYAKPLERAALPSAESLTTAVHQTLEAVGHRR; via the coding sequence TTGGCCGTCATCACCTATCGGCAAGCGCTGCACGACACGCTGCGCGAGGAAATGCTCGCCGATGAGAACGTCTTCCTCATCGGCGAGGAGATCGGAGTCTTCGAGGGCTCCTACAAGATCACCGCGGGCTTGCTCGACGAGTTCGGTGAGAAGCGCGTCCGGGACACCCCGATCGCGGAGGAAGGCTTCGTTGGTGCCGCCGTGGGAGCGGCGATGCTGGGACTGCGTCCGGTCGTGGAGTTGATGACGATCAACTTCTCGCTGCTGGCGCTGGACCAGATCGTCAACCACGCCGCGAAGATCTACGGAATGTTCGGTGGCCAGTCCAACGCCCCCATGGTGCTGCGCACCCCCGGTGGCGGTGGGCAGCAGCTCGGTGCCACGCATTCCCAGAACATAGAGCTCTACTACGCCTTCGTCCCCGGCCTGAAGGTGGTCGCACCGAGCACGCCCGCTGATGCGAAGGCGCTGCTCAAGGCCTCCATGGCCGACAACGATCCCGTGCTGTTCCTGGAGAACCTGGCCCTGTACAACACCAAGGGCGAGGTTCCGGACGAGGTGGCCCCCGCGGAGATCGGCAAGGCGGGCGTCGTCCGCCCGGGAAGCGACATCACCATCATCGGGTACTCGAGGATGGCCAACGTCGCCACCCAGGTCGCCGACCAGCTGCAGCAGGAGGAGGGCATCTCGGCCGAGGTCGTGGACCTGCGCAGCCTGCGCCCGCTGGACAGGGAGACCATCGTCGAGTCGGTGCGCAAGACCGGCTGCGCCGTCATCGCCGAGGACGACTGGTTGACCTACGGTGTCGGTGCGGAGATCGCGGCTTCGATCTCGGACGGCGCCTTCGACTACCTCGACGCCCCGGTGCGCCGTGTCGCCGCGGCCGAGGTGCCGTTGCCCTACGCCAAACCGCTGGAGCGGGCGGCGTTGCCCTCCGCCGAGTCGCTGACCACGGCGGTGCACCAGACACTCGAAGCCGTCGGACATCGTCGCTGA
- the pdhA gene encoding pyruvate dehydrogenase (acetyl-transferring) E1 component subunit alpha, translated as MAETATRSKPTSSGSKSRRGGTRSSGNRAQQTQEKAALGSESPEQLRDYFKQMSLIRRFEERAAQGYTQAKVGGYCHLNLGEEATVVGLMSSLRNSDYLFTNYREHGYAIAKGIEPRRVMAELYGRTTGTSKGLGGSMHMFDTEVGLLGGYGIVGGQIPLATGAALAIDYRGDDQVVMCQMGDGTTNIGAFHESLNIAALWKLPVVFVVINNYLGMGTTVDRSSAESELYKRAVAYRMHGERVDGNDVLAVNEASSRLVEHARKTGEPAVLETVSYRMKGHSVVDPAKYRSSEDAQAARAADPVTAFRDQLVSAGVLDEDGASEIEQTVQTEVDEAVAFADESPHPDPSNLFDYTYATPVANDSRRLPADPVF; from the coding sequence ATGGCGGAGACCGCTACCCGCAGCAAGCCGACAAGCTCCGGCTCGAAAAGTCGTCGCGGCGGCACCCGCTCGAGCGGAAACCGGGCGCAACAGACTCAGGAGAAGGCCGCGCTGGGATCCGAGTCCCCGGAACAGCTGCGCGACTACTTCAAGCAGATGTCGCTGATCAGGCGTTTCGAGGAGCGCGCCGCCCAGGGCTACACCCAGGCCAAGGTCGGTGGGTACTGCCATCTGAACCTGGGCGAGGAAGCCACCGTCGTCGGGTTGATGAGCTCGTTGCGCAACTCCGACTACCTGTTCACCAACTACCGGGAGCACGGTTACGCCATCGCCAAGGGCATCGAGCCGCGCAGGGTGATGGCCGAGCTCTACGGCCGCACCACCGGAACCTCCAAGGGGCTCGGCGGTTCGATGCACATGTTCGACACCGAGGTCGGGCTGCTCGGGGGGTACGGAATCGTCGGTGGACAGATTCCGCTCGCGACGGGCGCGGCGCTGGCGATCGACTACCGGGGCGACGACCAGGTGGTCATGTGTCAGATGGGCGACGGTACGACGAACATCGGCGCCTTCCACGAGTCGTTGAACATCGCGGCGCTGTGGAAGCTGCCCGTGGTGTTCGTCGTGATCAACAACTACCTCGGCATGGGGACCACGGTGGACAGGTCCTCGGCCGAGTCCGAGCTCTACAAGCGGGCGGTCGCCTACCGGATGCACGGTGAGCGCGTGGACGGCAACGACGTGCTCGCGGTGAACGAGGCGTCCAGCAGGTTGGTCGAGCACGCCAGGAAGACCGGCGAGCCGGCCGTGCTCGAGACGGTCAGCTACCGGATGAAGGGGCACTCGGTGGTTGACCCGGCCAAGTACCGCAGCTCCGAGGACGCCCAGGCGGCCAGGGCGGCCGACCCGGTCACCGCTTTCCGGGACCAGTTGGTCTCGGCCGGAGTGCTGGACGAGGACGGCGCCTCCGAGATCGAGCAGACCGTGCAGACCGAGGTCGACGAGGCAGTCGCCTTCGCCGACGAGAGTCCGCACCCCGATCCCTCGAACCTGTTCGACTACACCTACGCCACGCCGGTCGCCAACGACTCCCGCAGGCTTCCGGCCGACCCGGTCTTCTGA